The Budorcas taxicolor isolate Tak-1 chromosome 2, Takin1.1, whole genome shotgun sequence genome window below encodes:
- the FZD9 gene encoding frizzled-9, giving the protein MAVPPLRRALLLWQLLAAGGAALEIGRFDPERGRGPAPCQVVEIPMCRGIGYNLTRMPNLLGHTSQGEAAAELAEFAPLVQYGCHSHLRFFLCSLYAPMCTDQVSTPIPACRPMCEQARLRCAPIMEQFNFGWPDSLDCARLPTRNDPHALCMEAPENATAGPTEPHKGLGMLPVAPRPARPPEDALPGAGGTCENPEKFQYVEKSRSCAPRCGPGVEVFWSRRDKDFALVWMAVWSALCFFSTAFTVLTFLLEPHRFQYPERPIIFLSMCYNVYSLAFLIRAVAGAQSVACDQEAGALYVIQEGLENTGCTLVFLLLYYFGMASSLWWVVLTLTWFLAAGKKWGHEAIEAHGSYFHMAAWGLPALKTIVILTLRKVAGDELTGLCYVASMDAAALTGFVLVPLSCYLVLGTSFLLTGFVALFHIRKIMKTGGTNTEKLEKLMVKIGVFSILYTVPATCVIVCYVYERLNMDFWRLRATEQACSAATTPGGRRDCSLQGGSVPTVAVFMLKIFMSLVVGITSGVWVWSSKTFQTWQSLCHRKMAAGRARAKACRAPGGYGRGSHGHYKAPTVVLHMTKTDPSLENPTHL; this is encoded by the coding sequence ATGGCCGTGCCGCCGCTCCGCCGGGCGCTGCTGCTGTGGCAGCTGCTGGCTGCGGGCGGCGCGGCGTTGGAGATCGGCCGCTTCGACCCGGAGCGCGGGCGCGGGCCGGCGCCGTGCCAAGTGGTGGAGATCCCCATGTGCCGCGGCATCGGCTACAACCTGACCCGCATGCCCAACCTGCTGGGCCACACGTCGCAGGGCGAGGCGGCCGCCGAGCTGGCCGAGTTCGCGCCGCTCGTGCAGTACGGCTGTCACAGCCACCTGCGCTTCTTCCTGTGCTCGCTCTACGCGCCCATGTGCACCGACCAGGTCTCGACGCCCATCCCCGCCTGCCGGCCCATGTGCGAGCAGGCGCGCCTGCGCTGCGCGCCCATCATGGAGCAGTTCAACTTCGGCTGGCCGGACTCGCTGGACTGCGCCCGGCTGCCCACGCGCAACGACCCGCACGCGCTCTGCATGGAGGCGCCCGAGAACGCCACGGCTGGCCCCACTGAGCCCCACAAGGGCCTGGGCATGCTGCCCGTGGCGCCGCGGCCCGCGCGGCCCCCCGAGGACGCCCTCCCGGGCGCCGGCGGCACCTGCGAGAACCCGGAGAAGTTCCAGTACGTAGAGAAGAGCCGCTCGTGCGCGCCGCGCTGCGGGCCAGGCGTCGAGGTGTTCTGGTCGCGGCGCGACAAGGACTTCGCGCTCGTCTGGATGGCCGTGTGGTCAGCGCTGTGCTTCTTCTCCACCGCCTTCACTGTGCTCACCTTCCTGCTGGAGCCTCACCGCTTCCAGTACCCGGAGCGCCCCATCATCTTCCTGTCCATGTGCTACAACGTCTACTCGCTGGCCTTCCTCATCCGGGCCGTGGCCGGCGCCCAGAGCGTGGCCTGCGACCAGGAGGCGGGTGCGCTCTACGTGATCCAGGAGGGCCTGGAGAACACGGGCTGCACCCTCGTCTTCCTGCTGCTCTACTACTTCGGCATGGCCAGCTCGCTCTGGTGGGTGGTGCTGACCCTCACCTGGTTTCTGGCCGCAGGCAAGAAATGGGGCCACGAGGCCATCGAGGCCCACGGCAGCTACTTCCACATGGCGGCCTGGGGCCTGCCAGCCCTCAAGACCATCGTTATCCTGACCCTGCGCAAGGTGGCGGGGGATGAGCTGACCGGGCTCTGTTACGTGGCCAGTATGGACGCGGCGGCGCTCACTGGTTTCGTGCTGGTGCCCCTCTCCTGCTACCTGGTGCTGGGCACGAGCTTCCTCCTGACTGGCTTTGTGGCCCTCTTCCACATCCGCAAGATCATGAAGACTGGGGGCACCAACACGGAGAAGCTGGAGAAGCTCATGGTCAAGATTGGGGTCTTCTCCATCCTTTACACCGTGCCGGCCACCTGTGTCATTGTGTGCTATGTCTACGAACGCCTCAACATGGACTTCTGGCGCCTGCGGGCCACGGAACAGGCCTGCTCGGCGGCCACCACACCTGGCGGCCGGAGGGACTGCTCGCTGCAAGGGGGCTCGGTGCCCACCGTGGCTGTctttatgctcaaaatcttcatGTCGCTGGTGGTGGGCATCACCAGTGGCGTCTGGGTGTGGAGCTCCAAGACTTTCCAGACCTGGCAGAGCCTGTGCCACCGCAAGATGGCAGCTGGCCGGGCCCGGGCAAAGGCCTGCCGGGCTCCCGGGGGCTATGGCCGGGGCAGCCACGGCCACTATAAGGCCCCCACTGTGGTCTTGCACATGACTAAGACAGatccttccctggagaaccctACACACCTCTAG